TTTTGCGATTGGCACAACCTTCGCATACGGCTTCAAAGGCGCGATCGATCGCAACGCTAAAACGATTTTGATTGAGGATACGTTGAAGGGATTTTGGATAGCGGAAGTGATGGTCGAGGGGAATTATCGCACGCTGGCGACTGCTATACCAGCCGAGTTCGCCCCTTTCGTTCGACATCAGAAAATATCCCCGAGCGTATCCTTCCACGATCTCCGCCACATCAAAGGCCATTAAATGTTAGAAATGTTAGAAATGTTAGAAAATATAGTAAATATTTAAGGTTTTTGAGATTTAACTTGTAAATTTTTGTTTGAGAAATGACTCAACCCATACCGCCGATACCGCCGATTACGCTTCCCCCTATGCGCAATCCCCAGCAAGAAGGGGACTGGCTAAAAAAAGCTTTACGGGATTGGCTCGATCGCGAATTTATTCCCGAAACCGTCAATCAACAGATCGCCGAACGCGCTTCCCAAATTTTTGTCCGCCAGCGTTTAGAGGGCGAGAACGATCTCGGTTGTTTGGTCATTGCCATTGTTACTGAGATGCAGGCTTTTGATTTTAGCAAAAGTTTTTATAGCGAATTTGCGATCGCGAACGCTGTTAGCGACTTAATCCTCGACAGTTTGGGGATCGATCGCTGCTGCGGGCAGTAGTTCGATTCAGTTATCGGAGAGCAGTAACCCATTTGTTTAGTTACCGGAAAAATTTTCGTTCGTAGACGATTTCCTGTTCGGGGATTACTGCTCGCTAGTTCCTGATAACTGATAACTGATAACTGTTAACAGATAACGATTAAACTACCAACTCGACTTAACAACACCCGGAAGTAAACCTTCGTGCGCCCACTCTCTGAAGACGTTCCGAGACAAACCAAAGTCGCGATAGTAACCTCTCGGTCTTCCTGTCGCCCAGCAACGGTTGCGCAAGCGGACTTTAGCGCTGCTGCGAGGTAACTGTTGAATTTCGCGGTGAATTTCTAATTTTTCGAGCTGAGAACTCGTCGTTCTAAACTTTTCTTTCAATTCTGCGCGTCTTTCCGCGTACTTATCTACGAGTTTCTGGCGCTTTTTCTCGCGCTCGATCATGCTCTTCTTTGCCATTGAGTCCTGAGTTCTGGATTTTAGACAGCATTCTCGATTTTAACTCATTTTGAAGGCGGAAAATCCCCAATCTAGATTTTCTCTCCTGTCTCTCCTCCTGCCGTTACTCAAAAACCCCAGTAACGCCAGCCCACCCCGATGCTAGTTCTCCCAATCCCCTTACGCCGGAAACCCAAAAATTCTCTACTATGACTTAAGGATTTTGTCAAGCTATTTTTCCCAATTAGCTCTCTAGCGCTTATAACAAAGCTTGAATATCTTTGGCTAAATCTTCCGGCTTAGTCGTAGGCGGATAGCACTTAACGACCTTGCCGCTGCGATCGACCAGAAACTTAGTAAAGTTCCATTTAATTCCTTCCGTCCCCAAAATACCGGGTGCTGCTTGAGTCAAGTACCGATATAAAGGATGAGCGTTGCTTCCATTCACGTCAATTTTTTGGAAAAGGGGAAAAGAAACGCCAAAGCGAGTTTCGCAGAAAGACTGAATTTGCGACGAATTTCCGGGTTCCTGCTGCCCGAATTGATTGCAGGGAAATCCTAAGATTTCCAACCCTCGATCGCTAAAGCGCTCGTATAAAGACTGCAATCCTTGGTATTGAGGCGTAAAGCCGCACTGACTCGCCGTATTGACAATCAGTAAAACTTTATCTTTATAAGTATTTAATGACACCGGATTGCCATCAATCGCGATCGCGGAAAGGTCATAAATCGATGCAGGTGCTTGTGCGGTCACAGGATTAAAATACTCCCCAGTTTTAAAAGATATCCAACTTTTGGACAGTATATAGCGTTTTTCCTAAGCGTGAGGCACGCTTTTTTCAAAGTTCCGCTGACGATTTCGCTTCGTTAAGCGTGCAAGTCAACTCGTTACTGGCTCGCCCCCCAAAATTTAATTTCGTCGGGGCAAGCGCTAATTAAATATTGACCGTCAGGCGAGATGGCAATGCCGTTCACGGGGAGCGCGTGAGCTTTAATGCGGCGCAGTATCTCGCCCGAATCGAGGTGAATAAATTCGATCGTGCCATCTTGATGACCGCTAATCGCCAATTGGTTATCGGGACTGAGCGTTAAGCAAGTCACATGAGAGGACTGAATATTTAACGGTCCCAATAAATCGCCGGTTGCAAAATCCCACAGTTTAATATTGCTATTTTCGTGTCCCGTAACCAAAATACTCCCGTCGGAGGTAAGAGCTAAGGCAGTTGTACCGAAGGAGTAGTCATTGAAAGGACAAATTGTCTCGCCGGTTTGTAAATCCCAGAGTTTGACGTTACTGTGCAATGCACCGCTAATTAACGTTAATCCATCGGGGGAAATCGCGATCGCACTGACCCCCACCGCCGCATCGTTCAAAGGGCCTAGCAGTTCGCCCGTCAGAAAGTCCCAGCGTTTGACTTTCGTTCGTTCCGCGCCGCTAATCACCGTATGACCGTCCGGCATCACGGCCAGACAGCGAGTTTCCTTAGAAAACAAACTCCATTGCACTACCAGCGTACTGGTTGCTAAATCCCAAATTTGGATCGGGTGGACTGCGCTTCCGGTGAGGAGATATTGTCCGTCTGGGCTAATGGCGAGACAATCGATATTCCGAGCGGCGCGATCGCCCAGGCTTCGATAACATTCTAAAGAGGCGTAAGGTGTCGGCGCAATCTCGAATTCGGCGAGTTCGGCTCCATTATTGCTTTCCCAGCCCCGAGTTTCCCGGGCAATTGCCGCTTCTGTAGGGACAGGGGTAGCGGGCGGTGCTAGATCGGGTTCTGAAAAATTGTTTTGTAATTCTGAGGTTGTCGGCGCAACTGGAGGTACTTCGACGCTCGCAAACGGCTCGGCAAAGCTTTCAGAGAGAGTAGAAACGGTCGTATCGGGAGGAGTCGCCGTTGCAAAAGGATCGGCGAAGGCTGCCCCCGCATCAGTAAGGGGAGAAGGATCGGAGTTTTCCGCAGGCGCGAAGGGATCGATAAAGGCAGTAGCAGCCTCAGTCTCGGCGGCGGGATTGGAGTTGCTCGCGAAGGGATCGACAAAATTTTCCGTTACGTTCGCTACCGGGTTGAGTTCGATACTTTCGGAAGTGGTTAAGGGAGGGTAGTTGGTTTCTGGGGGGGGAAATTCAGCGGTGGGGGGAACGGGTTCGAGAACGGGTTCGGGCTCGACAGGTTGTGGCGTTGGCGGAGCGAGGGGTTCGGTGGGGAGAGATTGACGCGGGAGCTTGGTTTTGTTGAGGGCAGATTTGAGGGCTTTTTGGAAGGGGATGCGATCCCAGGAAGTTTCAACGACTTCGATATAGTTTAAGTAGGGCTGCGGGACGATCGCGGTAACGTCGGCGGTGCGATCGCTAGTGACAATGGCTGCGATTTTTTGCAGTTCGGGATCGGTTTGGAGTTTTTTCAGCACTTCCCAACCGCTAACGATAGCAAGCTCGAAGTTAAAGATGACAACCCGCAAACCGACGCGATCGCTGTCTAACAATACGATTGCTTCTTCGCCATCGCTCGCCTCGACAACCTCGAAGTTGCCGCTGGGAAGCATTTCTCTAATCTGCGCCCTCCGAGTCGCAAGTTCGTCAACAATTAGAACTTTATTCGCTGCCATCGTTGTTGCCT
The sequence above is a segment of the Oscillatoria sp. FACHB-1406 genome. Coding sequences within it:
- the rpsN gene encoding 30S ribosomal protein S14: MAKKSMIEREKKRQKLVDKYAERRAELKEKFRTTSSQLEKLEIHREIQQLPRSSAKVRLRNRCWATGRPRGYYRDFGLSRNVFREWAHEGLLPGVVKSSW
- a CDS encoding redoxin domain-containing protein is translated as MTAQAPASIYDLSAIAIDGNPVSLNTYKDKVLLIVNTASQCGFTPQYQGLQSLYERFSDRGLEILGFPCNQFGQQEPGNSSQIQSFCETRFGVSFPLFQKIDVNGSNAHPLYRYLTQAAPGILGTEGIKWNFTKFLVDRSGKVVKCYPPTTKPEDLAKDIQALL
- a CDS encoding response regulator, coding for MAANKVLIVDELATRRAQIREMLPSGNFEVVEASDGEEAIVLLDSDRVGLRVVIFNFELAIVSGWEVLKKLQTDPELQKIAAIVTSDRTADVTAIVPQPYLNYIEVVETSWDRIPFQKALKSALNKTKLPRQSLPTEPLAPPTPQPVEPEPVLEPVPPTAEFPPPETNYPPLTTSESIELNPVANVTENFVDPFASNSNPAAETEAATAFIDPFAPAENSDPSPLTDAGAAFADPFATATPPDTTVSTLSESFAEPFASVEVPPVAPTTSELQNNFSEPDLAPPATPVPTEAAIARETRGWESNNGAELAEFEIAPTPYASLECYRSLGDRAARNIDCLAISPDGQYLLTGSAVHPIQIWDLATSTLVVQWSLFSKETRCLAVMPDGHTVISGAERTKVKRWDFLTGELLGPLNDAAVGVSAIAISPDGLTLISGALHSNVKLWDLQTGETICPFNDYSFGTTALALTSDGSILVTGHENSNIKLWDFATGDLLGPLNIQSSHVTCLTLSPDNQLAISGHQDGTIEFIHLDSGEILRRIKAHALPVNGIAISPDGQYLISACPDEIKFWGASQ